The Gemmatimonadota bacterium genome includes a window with the following:
- a CDS encoding TIM barrel protein → MPQREFNLKYAPHHGHFSNSAGDDYLDQLKYAADQGFTAWEDNGMPKRDIGMQEKIAAEMTRLNLEMGVFVATGSFSDVTFAGDDEDAKQAVLKDIKAAIEVAKRVNAKWCTVVPGLYDLKLAWDYQTANVIELLKRCCDILEESGLVMVLEPLNRLTNHPRVYLAGSPQAYLICQAVNHPCCKILFDIYHQQITEGNLIPNIDRCWSEIGVFQVGDNPGRKEPTTGEINYKSIFKHLHEKGCTSIVGMEHGISLPGKEGEDRLIQAYVESDDF, encoded by the coding sequence ATGCCCCAACGGGAATTCAACCTCAAATACGCCCCGCACCACGGCCATTTCTCAAACAGCGCGGGCGATGACTATCTCGACCAACTCAAATACGCCGCAGATCAGGGCTTTACAGCCTGGGAAGACAATGGCATGCCCAAACGCGACATAGGAATGCAAGAAAAAATCGCCGCAGAAATGACCCGATTAAACCTCGAAATGGGTGTTTTTGTCGCCACGGGATCTTTTTCAGATGTCACATTTGCCGGCGACGATGAAGATGCAAAACAGGCCGTGCTAAAAGATATCAAAGCCGCCATAGAAGTTGCCAAACGCGTAAATGCAAAATGGTGTACAGTCGTACCCGGGCTTTACGACTTAAAACTCGCGTGGGATTATCAAACAGCCAATGTGATCGAACTGCTCAAACGATGCTGCGACATTCTCGAAGAATCGGGTCTGGTAATGGTATTGGAACCGCTCAATCGTCTAACTAACCACCCTCGCGTTTATCTGGCTGGCTCGCCACAGGCATATCTGATCTGTCAGGCTGTCAACCACCCGTGTTGCAAAATCCTCTTTGACATCTACCACCAGCAAATCACCGAAGGCAATCTCATTCCCAATATCGACCGCTGCTGGTCTGAAATCGGTGTTTTTCAAGTAGGCGATAACCCCGGTCGCAAAGAACCCACCACTGGTGAAATCAACTACAAAAGTATCTTCAAACATCTACACGAAAAAGGCTGCACGAGCATCGTCGGCATGGAACACGGCATCAGCCTGCCCGGCAAAGAAGGCGAAGACCGTCTGATCCAGGCTTATGTCGAATCGGATGATTTTTAG
- the msrA gene encoding peptide-methionine (S)-S-oxide reductase MsrA → MSSAMETATLGGGCFWCVEAIYQDVIGVHKVVSGYAGGTVENPTYEEVCSGTTGHAEVVQIAFDPTAISFEEILFIFWRTHDPTTLNRQGNDVGTQYRSVIYYHDEEQKKIAEQSKAETDASDLWADPIVTEIAPLPIFYEGEAYHQNYFVENPYQPYCIFVINPKVQKFRKSFRNKLRGEK, encoded by the coding sequence ATGTCCAGTGCAATGGAGACCGCGACGCTCGGGGGCGGGTGTTTTTGGTGCGTGGAGGCGATTTATCAGGATGTGATTGGCGTGCATAAAGTCGTGTCGGGATACGCAGGGGGAACGGTGGAGAATCCGACATACGAGGAGGTGTGTTCGGGTACCACAGGACACGCCGAGGTGGTGCAGATTGCGTTTGATCCGACTGCGATTTCGTTTGAGGAGATTCTGTTCATTTTCTGGCGCACGCATGATCCAACGACATTGAATCGTCAGGGGAATGACGTGGGTACGCAGTATCGATCGGTGATCTATTATCACGATGAAGAGCAGAAGAAAATTGCCGAGCAGTCAAAGGCCGAGACAGATGCATCGGATTTATGGGCTGATCCGATTGTGACGGAGATTGCGCCGCTTCCAATATTTTATGAGGGGGAAGCGTATCATCAGAATTATTTTGTCGAGAATCCATATCAACCGTATTGCATCTTTGTTATCAATCCCAAAGTGCAAAAGTTTCGCAAGTCGTTTCGCAATAAACTGAGGGGTGAAAAATGA
- a CDS encoding Gfo/Idh/MocA family oxidoreductase, producing MKAILVGLGGRARHWQAACEAHPGVELVAYVEPSEENKKRAIEERGVPADLIFDDLSDAASVEADFVVDVTPPAVHETIAMKAFDAGLNLLGEKPLSDNFEAAKRVVEAGKKAGVKHMITQNYRFNALPRTTRRLLEARHIGDVAQLDVSLYVDWADNPGSHYVTEPYMFLTDMGIHHFDMMRYTLNADPVSAHAITWNLPWGWHQGDACQIIVFKFENGIVATHRGIGCTMGHVPAGHNGEWRYEGPKGTLTWEGFDLFYTLKHKQNPQIREQIALDEIDGPNPVLNEFVRALREDRQPECNAEDNLKSMSMVFGAVTSTMEGREVQLSEL from the coding sequence ATGAAAGCAATTCTCGTCGGCCTCGGTGGTCGTGCGCGTCACTGGCAGGCCGCGTGTGAAGCACATCCCGGAGTCGAATTGGTCGCCTATGTCGAACCCTCAGAAGAAAATAAAAAACGCGCGATAGAAGAACGCGGCGTACCCGCAGATCTCATCTTCGACGACCTCAGCGATGCCGCCTCCGTAGAAGCCGACTTTGTCGTTGATGTCACCCCACCCGCTGTTCACGAAACCATCGCGATGAAAGCCTTTGATGCGGGCCTCAACCTATTGGGCGAAAAACCCCTGAGCGATAACTTCGAAGCCGCTAAGCGCGTCGTTGAAGCGGGCAAAAAAGCAGGTGTCAAACACATGATCACACAAAACTACCGCTTTAATGCACTGCCCCGCACCACGCGGCGCCTGCTCGAAGCCAGACATATTGGCGACGTGGCGCAACTCGACGTATCGCTCTATGTCGATTGGGCAGACAATCCGGGCAGCCACTATGTAACAGAACCCTATATGTTCCTCACCGACATGGGCATCCACCACTTTGACATGATGCGCTACACCCTCAATGCCGACCCCGTCAGCGCACACGCCATCACCTGGAATTTGCCCTGGGGCTGGCATCAGGGCGACGCCTGCCAGATTATCGTCTTCAAATTTGAAAACGGCATAGTCGCCACACATCGCGGTATTGGCTGCACAATGGGACATGTGCCTGCGGGACACAACGGCGAGTGGCGCTACGAGGGGCCAAAAGGCACGCTCACGTGGGAGGGCTTTGATCTCTTTTACACACTCAAGCACAAACAAAATCCACAAATCCGCGAACAAATCGCACTCGACGAAATCGACGGACCAAATCCCGTGCTCAACGAATTTGTTCGCGCCCTTCGCGAAGACCGCCAACCCGAATGCAATGCAGAAGACAACCTGAAATCCATGTCCATGGTCTTCGGAGCCGTCACGAGTACGATGGAAGGACGAGAAGTACAGCTATCAGAACTCTAA